Proteins co-encoded in one Plasmodium reichenowi strain SY57 chromosome 10, whole genome shotgun sequence genomic window:
- a CDS encoding RNA-binding protein, putative has product SPSKGCRVYVGNLPWKVTWPILKNHMKKAGDVVRVDIFEDTQGRSKGCGIVEYATYEEAQEAISSLNDSKLEDRLIFVREDREENSGNFEKRKFNNVRKDKFYESRRRRDYDYRKEYRRDDYRRDFRRDEFRRGGGEFRRDYRRDEFRRGGGEFRRSSKRNCTLIVYNLPPQVTWKELKDLFRKHGRVVRADLKNEDNSSKELIGVVIMENEYEAKNAIDALNFCNFDGYILKVNYENNE; this is encoded by the exons agTCCAAGCAAAGGTTGTAGAGTGTATGTTGGAAATTTACCCTGGAAGGTTACGTGGCcaattttaaaaaatcaCATGAAAAAGGCAGGAGATGTAGTAAGAGTTGATATTTTTGAAGATACACAAGGAAGATCAAAG gGTTGTGGTATTGTTGAATATGCTACATACGAAGAAGCTCAAGAAGCAATTAGCAGCTTGAACGATTCAAAGTTGGAag ATCGCCTTATTTTCGTGAGGGAAGATAGAGAAGAAAATTCTGGTAATTTCGAAAAGAGGAAATTCAACAACGTAAGAAAAGATAAATTTTACGAGTCAAGGAGAAGAAGAGATTATGACTACAGGAAGGAATACAGAAGGGATGATTACAGAAGAGATTTTAGAAGAGATGAATTTAGAAGAGGAGGTGGTGAATTTAGACGAGATTATAGAAGAGATGAATTCAGAAGAGGTGGTGGAGAATTTAGAAGATCTAGTAAGAGAAATTGTACTTTGATTGTTTATAATTTACCACCACAAGTAACTTGGaaagaattaaaagatTTATTTAGAAAACATGGAAGAGTTGTAAGAGcagatttaaaaaatgaagataattCTTCCAAAGAATTAATTGGTGTTGTTATTATGGAAAATGAATATGAAGCAAAAAATGCAATCGATGCTTTAAACTTTTGTAACTTTGatggatatatattaaaagtcaattatgaaaataacgaataa
- a CDS encoding PPPDE peptidase, putative (part of same gene as PRSY57_1006300B~gap found within coding sequence), with protein sequence MTKNKKGKNKEVINNYEEEEDYNIIDHDENAEVDVIPEPDFNSNMVYLNIYDLDSVSKVVNTVARSVGAGAFHAGVEVYGYEYSFGYIMDGETGVTKT encoded by the exons ATGAcgaaaaataaaaaaggaaaaaataaagaagttataaataactatgaagaagaagaagattataatatcataGATCATGATGAAAATGCCGAAGTGGATGTAATTCCTGAACCCGATTTTAATTCAAATATGgtttatttaaatatatacgATTTAGATTCCGTTTCTAAAGTTGTTAATACTGTCGCTAGATCAGTAGGAGCCG GTGCTTTTCATGCTGGTGTAGAAGTATATGGATATGAATATTCGTTTGGTTACATAATGG atGGTGAAACAGGCGTAACTAAGACAAA
- a CDS encoding PPPDE peptidase, putative (part of same gene as PRSY57_1006300A~gap found within coding sequence): VGGIPEWVMSLQKKVTWVKSNINIAASKLKELNKAAGIPNVINYLKKKYEDSNSSDDYKG; the protein is encoded by the exons ATGTGGGTGGTATACCTGAGTGGGTTATGAGCttacaaaaaaaagtgaCCTGGGTTAaatcaaatataaatatagcCGCCAGTAAATTAAAg gaATTAAACAAAGCAGCTGGTATTCCCAATGTCATTAATTatttgaagaaaaaatatgagGATAGTAATAGTAGTGATGATTATAAAGGGTAA
- a CDS encoding hypothetical protein (conserved Plasmodium protein, unknown function), producing the protein MAGSSSEISESLNGWMNNNSSIVSYVLINADGIPLKYNEDVTYEHAVKQASLFSDLLTKTKKCVKELLPQENEFISNLRIRTKKETEYILCNHGDYSLITHQNCKDMQHKKKKIKT; encoded by the exons atggCTGGCTCATCAAGTGAAATTAGTGAATCCTTAAATGGTTGGATGAACAACAATTCTTCTATTGTTTCTTATGTCTTAATAAATGCTGATg GAATTCCCTTAAAATATAACGAAGATGTTACATACGAACATGCTGTCAAACAAGCTTCCTTATTTTC agatttattaacaaaaacaaaaaagtGTGTTAAAGAATTACTCCCACAAGAA AATGAATTTATTAGTAATTTACGCATTCGAACCAAAAAAGAAAcagaatatattttatgtaatCACGGTGATTATTCTTTAATTACACATCAAAATTGCAAAGATATGCAacataagaaaaaaaaaataaaaacttGA
- a CDS encoding rhoGAP GTPase, putative (part of same gene as PRSY57_1006600A~gap found within coding sequence), which translates to LVHSGFLSKTLLTIVTPFISPKFWKKVEYIEKLEDLFLKLNIKASKYLKYFPYIVQRNEEVMLGGQPISPFGADLEILCQRFGKKYLHFKHIPSILIDFLTYLTKPEIINTKDLFNLQADAATLYGIIGDIEYGEPTTDFNNIPSLVCSFKLFLNTQKHGLLGKDAFSRLHYLKSTSASDKVIKLNLSKLYEKLSQGIKQCVLCLLHFFKTISEHASENNMTILALSKIFAPSFFRSKTPNAIFTECIPLANKCMQMIIQNPDILMNPEKYNGQSSESISSYESGSENNLTEDEDKSDESKSDGSKSDESKSDGSKSDESKSDESKSDESKSDESKSDGSKSDESKSDGSKSDESKSDESKTDESKTDESKSDESKIDENNSEECKDENNKINNESDEDSNESYTSKESNSKPSSLDQTSEYSSSILSDKVIKKKVSIKKSTSKRLSFDHSIKSEKSGDSKNSFLSEKTDEQDDSYEDSEKEEDEKKNKKENLKKEPSSDN; encoded by the exons TCTGGTTCATAGTGGTTTTTTATCAAAAACTCTTTTGACCATTGTAACTCCATTTATATCCCCAAAATTTTGGAAGAAGGTGgaatatatagaaaagttagaagatttatttttaaaattaaatataaaagcatcaaaatatttaaaatacTTTCCTTATATTGTTCAAAGAAATGAAGAAGTTATGTTAGGTGGTCAACCTATATCTCCATTTGGAGCTGATTTAGAAATATTATGTCAACGATTTggtaaaaaatatttacattttaaaCATATACCATCAATTCTTATAGATTTCTTAACATATTTAACAAAACCAGAAATAATTAACACGAAAGATTTATTTAACTTACAAGCAGATGCTGCAACATTATATGGTATTATTGGAGATATAGAATATGGAGAACCAACAACtgattttaataatattcctTCTCTTGTTTGTTCATTCaaactttttttaaatacaCAAAAGCATGGATTGTTAGGGAAAGATGCTTTTTCAAGattacattatttaaaaagtaCTTCAGCTTCAGATAAAGTTATTAAATTGAACTTATCAAAActatatgaaaaattatcaCAAGGAATTAAGCAATGTGTTCTATGtcttttacatttttttaaaacaattTCGGAACATGCTAgtgaaaataatatgacCATACTAGCACTTAGTAAAATATTTGCCCCTTCATTTTTCAGATCCAAAACTCCCAATGCTATATTTACGGAATGCATTCCGCTAGCCAACAAATGCATGCAAATGATAATCCAAAACCCGGACATATTAATG AATCCGGAAAAGTACAACGGACAAAGCAGTGAAAGTATCAGCAGTTATGAAAGTGGTAGCgaaaataatttaacaGAAGATGAAGATAAATCTGATGAAAGCAAATCTGATGGGAGCAAATCTGATGAAAGCAAATCTGATGGGAGCAAATCTGATGAGAGCAAATCTGATGAAAGCAAATCTGATGAAAGCAAATCTGATGAGAGCAAATCTGATGGGAGCAAATCTGATGAGAGCAAATCTGATGGGAGCAAATCTGATGAAAGCAAATCTGATGAAAGCAAAACTGATGAAAGCAAAACTGATGAAAGCAAATCTGATGAGAGCAAAattgatgaaaataattctGAAGAATGTAAGGACgaaaataacaaaataaataacgAAAGTGATGAAGATTCAAATGAATCTTACACTAGTAAAGAAAGTAATAGTAAACCAAGTTCATTAGATCAAACTTCTGAATATTCTTCTTCTATTCTTTCAGAtaaagtaataaaaaagaaagtaagcataaaaaaaagtacaTCAAAAAGATTGTCATTTGATCATTCAATTAAATCAGAAAAATCGGGGGATTCCaaaaattcatttttaagTGAAAAGACAGATGAACAGGATGATTCCTATGAAGATTcagaaaaagaagaagatgaaaaaaaaaacaaaaaagaaaatttaaaaaaggaGCCTTCTAGCGATAactaa
- a CDS encoding rhoGAP GTPase, putative (part of same gene as PRSY57_1006600B~gap found within coding sequence) yields the protein MLDSDAEVPQEVLAEYEKLLKRSYTENFDDLYKTDLLKVIGKDGYGSHIVLLIPCFIVASGADPEKTLRYAILTLDPIVKENYVLILCETHTNWLTDAVYAYAKQ from the exons ATGCTGGACTCAGATGCTGAGGTTCCTCAAGAGGTCTTAGCtgaatatgaaaaattattaaaaaggtCATATACTGAAAATTTTGACGa tttatataagacagatttattaaaagtaATAGGAAAAGATGGTTACGGATCACATATCGTTCTTCTCATTCCGTGTTTTATAGTAGCTTCTGGAGCGGATCCTGAAAAAACTCT GAGATATGCAATATTGACATTAGATCCTATTGTCAAAGAAAATtatgttttaatattatgtgAGACACATACAAATTGGCTAACGGATGCTGTATATGCCTATGCTAAACaat
- a CDS encoding RING zinc finger protein, putative, whose protein sequence is MNSYKSSTSKHINFINNVNMKRRKQVIEKKNILEKVHILPIKKNVYNFTKLYQKLNSLINEECILYEGFIINMNEHDIKEEEDERINKRNNCVTNKECANYKNYNSLNVNNINDDEKETHDYNIDIEEMNTDNTHDKKETIKTKNIDNHNILNNEQQRPTFEYKNNFHNDTDYIIINCVPSTGILSHDTLIYTDGKYVDNLRKIHILIIKDKHYKKYEKKCQKYFGSIKKYLLKKSNQIFHEAFSFVSYSLDCFSYKLSTKDGTEKKDSDDQLINIDSSDDVANINSCVQVDKCNNYDQLAKYTNYDEVANIDNYREVKKNKKENIAVDKILMNYLKPYFRKNQNKLYYSGKLFLINNFTFLTLKIDSDVNVGFIDKNTEIILSVDTYEQYKNVHIVPMYDTLPTTYNYDLFMDYVKPYIERHYLNVYSIHDTFFYKGVQFKIMGIDPVNIKYGKGRISCNTFIYTEGSIKPTFFDVISKESINYIRSLPFEYKPYAILNILQHLDSDSLLRLFPSSNINIRENHKKEEKLLEQLTKHKYIFNKNFKNNYTKNSLENNDSKNKENYHHINRKRELHTTTSTLKSNLINEQCAVCFEYFQDYDKCIKLTCLHTYHWKCVKNWFKFNLTCPCCRYKLNF, encoded by the exons ATGAATTCCTATAAAAGTAGTACAAgtaaacatataaatttcataaacaatgtaaatatgaaaagaaGAAAACAGGTTATcgagaaaaaaaatattttggAGAAGGTGCACATATTAcctataaaaaaaaatgtttataattttaCGAAACTTTACCAGAAACTCAATTCTTTAATTAATGAGGaatgtattttatatgaaggttttattataaatatgaacgaacatgatataaaagaagaagaagatgaaagaattaacaaaagaaataattgtgttacaaataaagaatgcgcaaattataaaaattataattctttaaatgttaataatataaatgatgatgaaaaagaaacacatgattataatattgatataGAAGAAATGAATACAGATAATACACATGATAAAAAGGAAAcaataaaaacaaaaaatatagataatcataatatattaaataatgaacaACAAAGACCCACCtttgaatataaaaataattttcataatgATACTGactatattattataaactGTGTCCCTTCTACAGGAATATTAAGTCATGATACTTTAATTTATACTGATGGAAAATATGTTGAtaatttaagaaaaatacacatattaattataaaagataaacattataaaaaatatgaaaaaaaatgtcagaaatattttggatccataaaaaaatatttactTAAAAAAAGTAATCAAATTTTTCATGAAGCATTTTCTTTCGTATCATATTCATTGGATTGTTTTTCTTATAAATTATCAACAAAGGATGGCACAGAAAAAAAGGATAGTGATGATcaattaattaatattgATAGTTCTGATGATGTAGCCAACATTAATAGTTGTGTTCAGGTAGACaaatgtaataattatgatcAGTTAGCCAAATATACTAACTATGACGAAGTAGCTAATATTGACAACTATAGGGaagtgaaaaaaaataaaaaagaaaatatcGCAGTAGACAAAATTTtaatgaattatttaaaacCATATTTTAGGAAAAAccaaaataaattatattattccGGAAAATTGTTTCtcataaataattttacatTCCTCACTTTGAAAATTGATTCGGATGTGAATGTTGGTTTCATTGATAAAAATACG gaaataatattaagtGTTGATACTTATGAACAATACAAAAATGTCCACATCGTACCAATGTATGACACTCTTCCAACCACATATAATTACGATTTGTTCATGGATTATGTAAAACCATATATCGAAAGacattatttaaatgtatattcGATCCATGAtacctttttttataaaggTGTGCAATTTAAAATCATGGGTATCGATCcagtaaatataaaatatggGAAAGGAAGAATTAGTTgtaatacatttatttatacagAAGGTTCTATAAAACCAACATTCTTTGATGTAATATCAAAGGAGTCTATTAATTATATCAGATCTTTACCGTTTGAATATAAACCATATGCCATATTAAACATTTTACAACATTTAGATTCTGATTCCCTGTTACGATTATTTCCATCTTcgaatataaatataagagaaaatcataaaaaagaagaaaagcTTTTAGAACAGTTAAcaaaacataaatatatttttaataaaaactttaaaaataattatactAAAAATTCGttagaaaataatgatagtaaaaataaagagaATTATCACCATATCAACAGAAAAAGAGAATTACATACGACAACATCAACACTTAAGAgtaatttaataaatgaacaaTGTGCTGTTTGTTTTGAATACTTCCAGGACTATGATAAATGTATTAAGTTAACTTGTTTACATACATACCATTGGAAATGTGTCAAGAACTGGTTTAAATTTAACTTAACATGTCCATGTTGtagatataaattaaaCTTTTAA
- a CDS encoding hypothetical protein (conserved Plasmodium protein, unknown function) has translation MNFVKTHIYKQEYTEDGILEIEQDTRSSKEKDAEKILKELPEFKRDNKFLSLSEQLELKKNSNNKENVSSLDNENNMYDILNGMDYPTEYDENYDMNNNYSFNKLQQREKEIAHEYNEAIKDCFKKKEQKDKNNLKNLPQENINIKDIKKKIIKQKNKKLLNPNIKAIIKTKKKNENNSSDKINDINKNSSKHSNNKTEENVETKQTCLLHGYSDNSDS, from the coding sequence ATGAATTTTGTGAAAActcatatttataaacaaGAGTACACAGAGGATGGCATTTTAGAAATTGAACAGGACACTAGGAGTTCTAAAGAAAAGGATGCTGAAAAAATCTTAAAGGAATTACCCGAGTTTAAAAGAGATAATAAATTCTTAAGTTTATCTGAACAGCtagaattaaaaaagaattcaaataataaagaaaatgttTCATCTTTggataatgaaaataacatgtatgatattttaaatgGTATGGATTATCCTACCGAATATGACgaaaattatgatatgaataataattatagttttaataaattacaacaaagagaaaaagaaattgCTCATGAATATAATGAAGCTATAAAAGattgttttaaaaaaaaagaacaaaaagacaaaaataatttaaaaaatcttcctcaagaaaatataaacataaaagatataaaaaaaaaaattattaaacaaaaaaataaaaaattactaaatccaaatataaaagctattattaaaacaaaaaaaaaaaacgaaaATAATTCGAGTGATAAAATTAACGATATCAATAAAAATTCATCAAAGCATTCGAATAATAAAACTGAAGAAAATGTAGAAACCAAACAAACTTGTTTATTGCATGGTTATTCTGATAATTCGGATAGTTGA
- a CDS encoding hypothetical protein (conserved Plasmodium protein, unknown function) produces MVLKDKKYNRKYLKKIKERSKCIREKEEKKSKEDSHYNYDEDLPQYDSNDDFLIHDKELLSHILNSNSKSSQENINVEQIHNTNKKKNKERHIDFVISSLAFNIPLGMI; encoded by the coding sequence atggttttgaaagataaaaaatataatcggaaatatttaaaaaaaataaaagaaagaTCTAAGTGTATAagagaaaaagaagaaaaaaaaagtaaagaAGATTctcattataattatgatgagGACTTACCACAATATGATAGTAATGAtgattttttaattcatgataaagaattattatctCATATCTTAAATTCAAATTCTAAATCTAGtcaagaaaatataaatgtggAGCAAATACACAATActaacaaaaaaaaaaataaagaacGTCATATAGATTTTGTTATATCATCATTGGCTTTTAATATACCATTGGGTATGATATGA
- a CDS encoding hypothetical protein (conserved Plasmodium protein, unknown function): protein MFLLCRTNLAKKIKEKIPYGVKQSQNYKDAKKQERLALEANRKLKESRGMLLDGKKNLFMSLRQNSDINWYRAGQILKHLEIHQRAKPDITPSLREKITSIANFVKKGR, encoded by the coding sequence atgtttttattatgtcGAACAAACTTAGctaaaaaaattaaagagAAAATACCTTATGGTGTTAAGCAAAGtcaaaattataaagaCGCCAAGAAACAAGAAAGGTTAGCATTAGAAGCCAATCGAAAATTGAAGGAAAGTAGAGGTATGTTATTAGatgggaaaaaaaatttatttatgagTTTAAGACAAAATAGTGATATAAACTGGTACAGAGCTGGacaaatattaaaacatCTAGAAATACATCAAAGAGCAAAACCTGATATAACTCCAAGCCTTCGAGAAAAAATTACCAGCATAGCcaattttgtaaaaaagGGAAGATAA